Proteins from one Algicella marina genomic window:
- a CDS encoding DUF2793 domain-containing protein — MAETYQFALPLVAASQAQKHVTVNEALARLDAVAQLRVVSSTISAPPPMPQDGAAYLVPAGATADWAGQTGGLALAANGGWEFISPRAGWKLWDESTGEWQMFDGQQWVAGAEVIGATGAASVSRIVEISHTLAGGASSTVAAAIPALTSVTGVTARVTSVLEGTAATWRLGVPGSDDRYGNSLGKALNSYCIGLSGAPVAYYADTDIVISGEGGNLSGGAVTIAVHLKGIQPPRAI, encoded by the coding sequence ATGGCTGAAACCTATCAGTTCGCACTGCCGCTTGTGGCAGCGTCGCAAGCGCAGAAACATGTTACTGTGAACGAGGCATTGGCGAGGCTCGATGCGGTGGCACAACTGCGTGTCGTATCTTCCACAATCAGCGCGCCGCCGCCGATGCCGCAAGACGGGGCGGCGTATCTGGTACCTGCCGGTGCAACCGCAGACTGGGCCGGGCAGACGGGTGGCTTGGCGCTTGCCGCCAATGGGGGGTGGGAATTCATCAGTCCGCGTGCGGGCTGGAAGCTCTGGGATGAAAGCACCGGCGAATGGCAGATGTTCGATGGCCAGCAGTGGGTTGCGGGAGCTGAAGTGATTGGGGCCACCGGGGCGGCCAGTGTCTCGCGCATTGTCGAAATCAGCCATACCCTGGCTGGCGGAGCAAGTTCGACGGTAGCGGCAGCAATTCCGGCATTAACCTCCGTTACTGGGGTCACGGCACGGGTCACATCTGTGCTTGAAGGAACTGCCGCGACGTGGCGGCTTGGCGTTCCCGGTTCTGACGACAGGTATGGAAACAGCCTTGGCAAAGCGCTCAACAGCTACTGCATTGGTTTGAGCGGGGCGCCGGTGGCTTATTATGCCGATACTGATATCGTGATCAGTGGCGAGGGTGGAAACCTGTCTGGCGGCGCCGTGACCATCGCTGTACATCTGAAGGGAATTCAGCCGCCAAGGGCGATATGA
- the cysE gene encoding serine O-acetyltransferase, with protein MVLSKPSLKSVDPLWSTIRAEAEEVTRNEPLMAAMVHSGILYHKSLESVLSFRLAQKLSSEDMPELILREILDAAYAKQPDLVEAARADMLAVFERDPACHRLIQPLLFFKGYQAVQAFRLSHFLWKEGRKDLAYFVQMRTSEIFGVDIHPGARIGYGVMIDHAHSIVIGETAVVGNNVSMLHSVTLGGTGKEDDDRHPKIGDGVLIGAGAAVLGNIKVGNCSRIASGSVVLQEVPPCKTVAGVPARIVGEAGCSEPAKSMDQLLKGHVETI; from the coding sequence ATGGTGCTCAGCAAACCAAGCCTGAAGTCCGTGGATCCGCTCTGGTCCACGATACGCGCTGAAGCAGAAGAAGTGACCCGGAACGAGCCCTTGATGGCCGCTATGGTCCATTCGGGTATCCTCTATCACAAGTCTCTGGAAAGCGTGCTGAGCTTCCGTCTGGCACAAAAGCTTTCCTCCGAAGACATGCCGGAACTTATCCTGCGTGAAATACTCGATGCCGCCTATGCGAAGCAGCCGGACCTCGTGGAAGCCGCACGCGCCGACATGCTGGCAGTGTTCGAACGTGACCCGGCGTGCCACCGCTTGATCCAGCCCTTGCTGTTCTTCAAGGGCTACCAGGCTGTGCAGGCCTTCCGTCTGTCGCATTTTCTCTGGAAGGAAGGTCGCAAGGATCTGGCATACTTCGTGCAGATGCGAACCTCTGAGATTTTCGGTGTGGACATCCATCCCGGCGCCCGCATCGGTTACGGCGTAATGATTGACCACGCCCATTCAATTGTTATCGGCGAGACGGCTGTGGTCGGCAACAACGTGTCGATGCTGCATTCGGTGACACTGGGTGGAACTGGCAAGGAAGATGACGACCGGCATCCCAAGATCGGCGATGGTGTTCTGATCGGTGCGGGAGCGGCTGTCCTTGGCAATATCAAGGTCGGTAACTGCTCGCGTATCGCGTCCGGCTCCGTCGTGCTACAAGAGGTGCCGCCCTGCAAGACGGTAGCCGGTGTGCCTGCACGCATTGTCGGTGAGGCCGGATGTTCGGAACCCGCGAAATCGATGGACCAACTGCTCAAGGGTCACGTCGAGACAATCTGA